TTGGCCGTGATCATCAGCTCGTCGGCGCCCGTGCGCTTGGTGAGGTCGTCGAGGCCCGAGCGGACCTCGTCGGGGGTGCCGTGGATGACGTTGGCGTTCCAGGAGTCGACGAAGTCGCGCTCCAGGGGGCTGAATTCGTAGGCCTCCGCCTCCTCCGGGCTGGGCACGAGGCCGGGGCGGCCGGTGCGCAGCCGGACCATGCTGAGGGCCGCGGCCAGCACCTGCCGGCGGGCCTCCCTCTCCTCGTCGGCGGCGAGCGCGGAGACGCCGATGACGGCGTACGGCTCGTCGAGCACGGCGGAGGGCTGGAAGGACTCGCGGTACAGGTCGAGCGCCGGGATGGTGTTCTGCGCCGAGAAGTGGTGGGCGAAGGCGAAGGGCAGCCCGAGGACACCGGCGAGGCGGGCGCTGAAACCGGAGGAGCCGAGCAGCCAGAGCGGCGGGCGGTGCGGGGACTGGACGCCGCCGGGGGACGTGGCCTGCACCGGGCCGGGGACCGCGTGGATGCGGCGGTAGGGGTGCCCGTCGGGGAAGTCGTCGTCGAGGAAGCGGGTCAGCTCGGCGAGCTGCTGCGGGAAGTCGTCCGCGCCCTCGT
The Streptomyces tuirus genome window above contains:
- a CDS encoding LLM class flavin-dependent oxidoreductase, whose amino-acid sequence is MAADQTPGDEIRGAAQGSAPVPLSVLDLVTVGAGRTASDALRTSVDLVRLAENRGFHRYWVAEHHSMPGVASSSPAVILAHLAAHTDRIRLGSGGVMLPNHAPLVIAEQFGTLEAMAPGRIDLGLGRAPGTDGATAAALRRTERLNEGADDFPQQLAELTRFLDDDFPDGHPYRRIHAVPGPVQATSPGGVQSPHRPPLWLLGSSGFSARLAGVLGLPFAFAHHFSAQNTIPALDLYRESFQPSAVLDEPYAVIGVSALAADEEREARRQVLAAALSMVRLRTGRPGLVPSPEEAEAYEFSPLERDFVDSWNANVIHGTPDEVRSGLDDLTKRTGADELMITANAHGGDVRLRSYELIADAYGLPTPA